From Rhodococcus sp. KBS0724:
AGCATTGTGCTCAGGTCGCGACGAGAATGACCTCGCCGACCAGATCGGCGACGCCGGCGCCGGTGCTCTCAAAAAGCTCACCACCACGCTCGTGAACGACTTCCTCGCCCCTCACCGGCAACGCAGAAAAGACCTCGCCCAAGACCCCCACCATGTCGCCGACGTCCTGCGCATCGGAAACCAGCGCGCGAACGAAATCGCCCAACAGACCCTCGATGAAGTCCGAACCGCAATGGGCACCATTTACTGATCGACTCCTACCTATAGCGCACTCCAGTAGTTTGGACATTCATCGTGTTGCGACGATCCCTGGAATCCGCCGACTCGGTGCGGGCCTTGCTGCTGCACTCCTACGCCGGGGCAGGACGTTCCGGCATCTTCATCAAGATCAGGACCCCGCCGAAAACGGCAGCTCGCTGTCCCTCCAGCCGGCACTAGTGTCCTTCTGTCCAGCGCACTCGTCGACCACGTGGCCGAAGATCCGGGACATCGGAGTCTTCGCGATCAATGTGCTTGCCGGCGACCAGATCGACACCAGCTCCGCCTTCTCTCGCTCGGGCACCGACAAATTTGCCGGAGTCCGCTGGCAGCCTGGGCCAAACGGATCGCCGATCATTGATGGAGTACTAGCTTGGGCCGAATGCAGACTGTGGGCCGAGTATGCCGGCGGTGATCACACGATCGTCGCCGCCGAGGTGACTGACTTGCAATCCACTCCGAGTAAGGACCCGTTGCTGTACTACCGGGGGCGCTACCACCTGGCATCGCCCGCCGACAGCGCACTTCGCTGACCGGTGGCGCCAACGGCGTCCCATACTCGAAGCTGGGCGCGCACCGCAATGCCTGACGCGCATGAGGCCTCGCAGGTAACTCCGTTCCTGCACCACCATTGGAGAATTGACATGAACTCATCAGCGACAATCACCGTCGCGACTGAGGCGATCAGCGCTGGACGGATGGTTCTCGTCGTGGACGACGAGAACCGCGAGAACGAGGGCGACCTGATCATGGCAGGCGAACACATCAGCACAGAAGATGTGGTGTTCATGCTCAGGTACGGCAGCGGAATCATCTGCACCCCGATGACCGGCGCCATCGCAGATGATCTCGATCTGCCTCCGATGGTGCCGGTGAACACCGACAACCATGGCACAGCCTTCACCGTCACAGTCGATGCGATGAGTGTCGGGACAGGCATATCTGCTGAAGACCGCGCTCTCACCATCCGCGCTCTTGCATCCTCGAGCACCCGGGCGCAGAGTTTGCGGCGCCCTGGCCACGTGTTCCCACTACGCGCACGCCCGGGTGGGGTACTCCAGCGCAACGGGCACACAGAGGCCGCGATCGACCTTATGCGATTGTCTGGGTGTCGTGAAGTTGCTGTAATCACCGAGGTTGTCGGGGACAACGGTGTGCCGCTGTCCGGTGCCGCGCTCGCAGAGTTCACCGCCACACATGACATTCCGATGATCACCATTGCAGCGCTGGTCGATCACCGCAAGCGAACCGAGAAGGTCGTCACGTCCAGTGAATCAGCGAATCTTCCTACTGCCTATGGCCTATTTCAGGCTCGCTCGTACCTCTCCCTCGCGGACGGGATCGAACATCTCGTTCTCATTCATGGCAACATCGACACTCGCGACATCCGAACGGAGGGTGTTCTGGCTCGAATACACAGCGAATGCCTCACCGGTGACCTGATCGGCTCACGCCGTTGCGACTGCGGCACCCAGCTCGAAGCCGCTCTGCGGCAGATTGTTTCCGACGGTGCCGGTGTTCTGATCTATCTGCGGGGACAGGAAGGGCGCGGAATCGGGCTAGGACGAAAGCTGACCGCATACGCACTCCAGGAGGGAGGCTGCGACACAGTCGACGCGAACCTGCAACTCGGCCTCCCGATTGACGATCGCGATTACAGCGTGGCAGCAGCGGTCCTGCGCGACCTCGGTATCGAACGGATCCGCCTGATCACAAACAATCCCGACAAGATTGCCTCCATCGATAACGGTGGTCTATCCGTCGCTGAACGGGTTCAACTCCCTGTCACGGTGACTTCTGACAACCTCACCTACCTGCGTACCAAACGAGATCGGATGGGGCACCTCCTCGACCTTCCACATGCACTGCCCTCATAGCCGCCTCGTCCCAGCGAGTGCAGAGCAATGAACGACACCCCACCATGCAGAATCCAGTGCCGCTACCTGATGTAGGAGCGCTAAACCCCGTGCCAGCTTTACAAGTTGAGTGCCGGGGTGTGTGTAGTTCACCCGCCACGCCGCCGAGCCCAGCTTCCGAGCAGAGCATCATTTAGGCGCGTCCCGACCCGGCCCACAGATTTTACTTCTGTGGGTAGTCGGTGGTGAGGGTGAGTTCTCTGCCTGTTTCGAAGTCGGCGGTCAGCGCATCGACCTTGGCGGTGGCGTAGGCATAGGAATCGGACCCGAGCAATTGCCGCAAGGGGCCGACTTTCGAGTTTGCGATCGCGATGATCGCCGCGGCTCCCTTGGCAGGGTCGCCGAGCTGGCTGCCGTGGAGATCGAGGTGATCCTGCGTCATCTCCCGGATCGATTCGTAGCCCGCCGTGATGGATTCGGGCAGGGCCAGAGAATCGGTCGTCAGGAAGTCGGTCCGGAAGTAGCCGGGCTCGACGATCGTGACCTTGCCCCCGAACTCTGAAACCTCCGCTGCCAGTGACTCGCTGAGTCCCTCGAGTGCGAACTTTCCGGCACAATACAGACCCCAGCCCGGCATCGCCGTCAGGCCGAGGACAGAGGAGACATTGATGATGTGACCGCTCTGCCGGGAACGGAAGATCGGCAAGACCGCCCGCAGTACATTCCACAGCCCGAAGATCTGAACATCGAACATCTGGCGTGCGGCGGCGTCCGTCGTTTCCTCGACGGCCGCGAGGTAGCCGTACCCGGCATTGTTCACCACGACGTCGAGCCCGCCGAAGCGATCGGTTGTCTGCCGAACCGCCGCGTCGACGTCATCCGCGATCACCAGATCGACTGCCAGCGCCAGGAGGCGGTCGGTGTCGACTCCGTCCAGGGCGGCACGAAGCCGGTCGGTCGAACGGGTCGTGGCGGCGACGTTGTCGCCGCGTTCGAGTAGTTGCTTGACCAGTTCCAGTCCGAGACCGCGGGAGGCGCCGGTGACGAACCAGGTGGTGGGGGTGGTGGCAGTCATGTCTGTTCACTCCTTGTGTGAGGGGTACCGAAAGGCCCGGTGGCGTTTCGGCGGGTGATTCCAGTTTTGAGGCCGCCGCGGCAGTTCAGGAGTGCATATTCGGCCCTTCCCGACCGAGGATCGGCGAGCCTAGGACTCCGCGACCCAGGTTGCGGTGGGCCCGGTGCGCCATGATGAATGGGTGAGTGAGGTCAATCGTGAACTCGCCGATTTCTTACGGCGGGCGAGGAGCCAGGTCGACCCGTCCCGGGCCGGTCTTCCTGCCGACGGGCGGGTGCGTCGGGTGCCAGGTCTGCGTCGCGAAGAGGTTGCCCTGCTGGCTGGGGTGTCGACCGACTATTACACGCGGCTGGAGCAAGGCAGGCGCATCACTCCCTCGACGGGGGTCGTCGACTCGATTGCCCGGGCACTTGACCTCGACGGCGCCGGTCGAGCTCATCTGGGAAACCTGATCGGCCGCCGGTCGGCGACCGCTCCCCGTCGCGCCGCACCCGTGCAGCGAGTCCGCCCCGGGCTCTACCAGTTTCTCGATGCTCTCGACAACCAGCCGGCCCTCATCCTCGGCAGGAGGTCCGACGTACTCGCCACCAACCGGATGTCCCGTGCACTGTTCGCCGATTTCGATCACTTTCTGCCTCGCGACCGCAACTACGCCAGGTGGATGTTCCTCGGTGACGAACCGCGAAATCTGTTTCTCGATTGGGAGATGCAGGCACGTGCAGCTGTGGAGAGCCTTCGGTTGGAGGTCGGGCGTGATCCGGATGATCGGGCCACCCGAGCACTCGTCGATGACTTGATCGACCAGAGTGACGATTTCCGTCAGTGGTGGTCACAGCATCGGGTGTATCAACGAACACACGGGTCGAAACGGCTGCGGCATCCGGTGGTCGGTGACCTGACGGTCGAATACGAGACGCTGACCCTGCCGGACGATCCCGAGCAAACGTTGTTCGTGTACACGACCGAGCCCGGCACCAGTTCCAGACAGGCCATCAATGTTCTTGCCAGTTGGTCAATCTCCGACGACAAGTTGATGCGCGGACGGTGAAAGCAGGTGGGCGGGTCAATACCAAGACAGGATCCGCGCGGACGAAGGCAAGACAAAGTTGCGTACGTGCGCGGCTCGAGTCGAGTGCCTCTCACGAAGCGTAGCGTGACCGCAGTAGCGGGGCGCTTCCACCGCAGCCCGCCAGTAGCCTGACATGTTGCTGTGCCGCAGGTTTCATCCGTCCCGGTGTTTCCGGAGGGCCCGTCTCAAGGGAAGATGAAACCTATGGCAGCGGGATCGAAGCGGTATTCGGCGGAGTTGAAGAAGGATGCCGTGGACATGGTGGCGCAGGGGTCGACGGAGTGGGCGGCGATGGGAAAGACGGCGGACTTGCTGGGTGTGCGCTCGGCGAAGACGGTCCGTCTGTGGGTCCGTAAGGTTCCGGCGGCGGGGCCTGCAGATTCGGTGGCGTCGGCTGAGAGCGAGTTGGTGCGCAAGCTCAAGCGGGCGAACGGAATTCTGAAGGCGGCGTCGGCTTTTTTGCGGCCGAAATCGACCGGCCACACCGATAATCGTGGACTTCGTCGGCACCCACCGGGGCAACCGGGTGGGTGCTGATGGGCTCTTCTGGGGTGTCGATTCGATGTGCGCGGTGCTCTCTGAGCACGGCATTCACATTGCCCCGTCCACATACTACGAACACCTCAACCGCGGTCCGTCGACCCGGATGCTGACCGACGCGCAGGTTATCGATGCGATCTATATGCTCCGCAAGCGGCAACTTTTCATGAAAGTGTTTGGTTCTAGGAAGGTATGGATTGTGTTGCTCGGCAATGGTGTTGATGTCGCTCGGTGCACTGTTGAGCGGGTGATGCGGGAGATAGGATGGCGCGGTGCGCTGGAAAAGAAATCGATCCGCACCACGGTCTCCGATCCGGCGCACCCGCGTGCGAAGGATCTCGTGGATCGCCAGTTCATGGCGTCAGCTCCGAACCGTTTGTGGGTGGCTGATTTCACCTACTGCCGCACGCAGTCGGGGTGGGCATTCACCGCGTTCGTTGTTGATGTGTTCGCTCGCAAGATCGTCGGATGGAAAGTGACATCGGAGATGACGGCGGATCTAGTGTTGGCCGCGATAGACAACGCAATCGATAGTCGAAGGCGTTGCGGTGTAATAGATTTGAGCGATATAGTTCACCACTCGGATGCTGGCTCGCAGGACCGATTGAACCTGCCCAGTACACAGCGATCACGTTCGGGCAGCGCCTGGCCGAAGAAGGAATCGCGGCCTCGATCGGCAGTGTCGGCGATAGCTACGACTGTCAGTCTGTTCCTGCCGGTCTATGCGCGTAGATTCGGCAAAGTCCCAGTTAGAGCGGCTTGACTCTTGTTACGAGTGACCCTTTCAGTGTCTTTGCGTTGATCTGTCAGCCCTCTAATTGGGCGCACGGCACTGGCATCACGCCCGATCTGACTTGATAAGGAGCCTGGAGGTCGGTTTGCGAGCGTCCCCGTGACAGTCCTGTCGATCAGGCCTGATGCCAGTGTGCAACCCATGGTAGATCGGATCGACGTTCCGGAGGAACCGTCATGGCCACCACCACAGCTGTAGATACTACGAAATCAGGCGATGTTGTTGTCGGGATCGACACCCACAAATACGTGCATGTCGGTGCGGTATTCGACACCACCGCCGGTTTGCTCTCGACCATCAGCGTTCCCGCCGACTCGCACGGATTTATCCAGTTACTCTCGTGGGCCGAGTCATTCGGACAGCCGATAGCCTTCGGAATCGAAGGGACCGGCTCCTACGGTGGTGCATTGACCTCGTTCATCCGACGTCGCGGCTACCGCGTCATCGAAGTTGCCCGACCGGATCGACGGATACGCCGACTGGTCGGAAAATCGGACACGATCGACGCCCAGAATGCGGCGAAAGCAGTGATGGCCGGGTTCGCTACCGCCGAACCGAAAACCGCCGACGGAACGGTCGAGATGATTCGCCAACTCAAAGTCGCACATGACACTGCCGTCAAGGCGCGTGCCACGACAATGGTGACGCTGAAAGCGATGCTGGTGCATGCACCGGAAGTATTACGCGCCGAAATGGCTGGGAAAACACAAATCACCTTGGCTCGTCACTGCGCAGCGTTGACCGTCGAGCATCTGGACAGTCCTGACGACTCGATGCAGATCACGCTGGCAACCCTCGCCCACCGGTGGCTCATGCTCGATCATGAAGCAGCTGAGTTGAACGAACATATCGAACGATTAGTGAAAACTACTGCACCACAACTCGTTCAATCATATGGAATCGGAACTGACACGGCAGCGGAGATTTTGATCGTGTTCGGTGACAACCCGGAGCGAATCAAGTCCGAAGCTGCATTGGCCAAGCTTGCCGGGATCAGTCCGATCCCTGCGTCCTCAGGGACGACGACCGGGAAATACCGGATCAACCACGGCGGTCATCGGCAGCTCAATGCCGCCATCTATCGAACAGTCATCGTACGCATGCGGTTTCACGAGCCCACCAAAATTTACGTCGCACGCCGCACCGCCGAAGGAAAGGCCAAAAGAGACATCATTCGCTGCCTGAAACGCTACGTCATCCGCGAGGTCTATCACCTCGTCAACAATCCCGTGACCAGTGCCAACGCGATTTGACAACTATAGGAGCATCAATGCGCTCGCCGAGTCGGTGAACGCTGACTACAAGAATGAACTCGTCGACGATCAACCCCGATTCCCCGCGGAGCTGTCGTTGGCCACCGCGCAATGGGTGGCGTTCTACAACCGGGAACCGGAAATTGATGTGAGGCATGATCTACCGAACCGCTGAGGTGATCACCCAGACCACACCGAAGATTGGCAGCGACAAGAACGCACCGACTGCAGTGATCGACGCCCGCGGTCAGTTTGGCGAGTGCCCGCACGGGGCCATCGCTGATATGTGCACGCGATAGGGTGCATAGAACGAGCGAAGCCCCGAGCGCGTGCCCGGGGCTTCCTCATGTATGAGCGGGAACTCTTGTTTCCCGTATCACCGATCAGCTTACACAAGCTTATGACAGGTGGAAAGTGAGGGCGCGGCCAGTGACCCAAACGACGGCGGGAGAAGCCGCACGACTCATCGGCGCTGCGGGGCCGCGCCGTACCGTGAGGTCGCCGGCCATGATTTAGCTGATGCTCTGGCTCTGTACCAGTGGAACATGCAAATGGCGGCCGCGTTCCAAGAGGTTCTGGGTTTTGTGGAAGTCGGTGTTCGAAACGCTATCGACGCGGAGCTGAGGATCTGGAACCCCGGGCGTGGGAACGATGTGGCCACTGGCGAGCAGTACCCTGTCGACTGGACCGTCAACCCGGCTCCACCTCTCCGGGGTTTGGTGAAGCGTGCAGTCGTTCAAGCGCAGGTCCACGCAGAAAGAGCGCGCGACAGTCGGCACCCAGGGCACCATCGGAAAACGGCTGCGATTACACACGACGATGTAGTGGCGCAGCTCTCCTTCAGCTTGTGGCCGAAACTTCTCCCGGATCCGCAGAAGGCGCTGTCGGGGAACCCAAACCTGTGGTCGGCCGCACTCGTTTATGCTTTTCCTCAGGCAGCCGGCAACAGTGCGAACCAAGTGCTCGCTGTACCTGCGGTCAAATTGGTCCACGCCCGACTAATCCGATTGGTCAAGCTACGCAATCGGGTTGCGCACATGGAACCTCTCCTGGACGTCAACATCGCGGCTCGACTGACAGACTGCCTGCAAGTTCTCGGATACATGTCGCCACAGGCCCGCGACTGGTGTGCCGGTGTCAGCCGGGTCACTGCTGTTGGGAACGCCCGGCCCGAGATGTAGCCGACATAAGAACTCCACTGCTCGTTCCTCGTTCCCCACCGTCAGAACGAACCAGGCTCCACGCATTCAACGAAACGCATGTTTCACGAGCTGTTGACAACGAAATGGTTTGTGGTGCGGCGTATTACGCCGCTAATAGATATTATGTCATTTTTTCATCGAATTATTCTCTTAAGGATCTGTGCAGCAACAGGTTTCGAAGGAAATCGCTATCTGCATGGAGAGTGGCGGCCTGCAGTTTCGACATCTCGCGTGTGCTCGTCGATGGTGGGTCGTGCTCGAAGACGGCGGACAACCTGAGACGGTCCTTCGAGCAGAATCGATGGTGGTGCTCGGCCTTGCGTCAGGCATGCTGACGGGCGAGCGGGCGATCTCCGCGCGGCGATTTTCGGTCCCTGGCGGTATTGGTTCTGAGTGCCACGGACGGTGGAGGCAGGAGCAAGTTCTCTGCGAATCGGGGCATGGTGTTCACGCTGGGCGATTCATTCAGCTCAGAACAGTCGTGAGTGCCTGTCGAAGGGCTTAGCCTGGTAATAGACAAGATTTTTTGCACGGTCCGACTCGGTTCGGGAGGGCTGCACGATGACGGTTTATGGCATTCGGCTCGACAGCGGCCAGCGCTTCAAATTGAAAGTTGCGGTATTCGCGGGTGTAGTCCTGACGATCGGGTTGCTGGGCGTATTCGCGAGCAGTGTGGGTGGTTTGAGCTGGGATTATGCTCACACCGCGGTAGGGCAGCCGTGGTTCCAGCGGTACAGCTTCATCGCGGGAATTATCATTGTTTCCGCGTGGATCGTGGCTGTGGGGACGGCGTTGTTCGTTTGGCTCGCGAATGCGATTGGCAAGGTCGCCACGACCAGGAGAATGGGCAACGACCGCTAGCTGATCCAGACTCCGATCGGGCTCGCTTGGTTTACCCTCAGCGATCGGTGCGGGACACTCAACTGATGTCGGGCGACAGCGAGAGAGCTCACCTTCCACGTTCGGTGCGGTTCGTCGACGCGGCGGAACTGTACTGGGCAGATCCGCTGAAGCGCGTCGTGATGATCGTGGTCGGGGTGCTGGTGGCGTCGATCGGTGTGGCCTATCTGTGGTTCGCGTCCAACTATCATTCGCTGACGTGGCCGTTTCACACACCGGAGCGGATCAGCATGCACGGACGCGACTACCAGCGCAACCTCTTTCCCCCGCTGGACGAAGTTCCGGAACCTGATCGGCAGTCGGAGATCAACACGATGGTGCCCTTCGGCTACCCGATCATCGGATACACCGGCTACGAGACCAGCACCGTCATTTATCTGCGTTGGCGAGACGGGGAGTATTACGGCTACTCGCTGCAGGGAGGCCCCTGAGCCGCCGACTTGTCCTCGTCCGTCACCGGAGCGGACGCGTTACAAGGACCACGATCAGTGCGGCGAAGCCCACAGCGATGGCGACTGGATTCGTCATCGGCGGCAACAGCTTCCACCTATCCCAGGCACCGCTTCGTCGTGTGAACGCCAGCGCCATCCGGACAATGCTCACGATGATGGCGACACCGGCGAGGGCGGGGACCACACTGAGCACGAGGACGTGCTTCTTCGTTTCATCGAGTGTCTGAACGCACAAAGGCTCCAGGGGAGGCACTCGGCGTGCTGCCGAATCATTCGCATTTTCTTCATCCGCCCAACGGACGCGTGTGAAGTCGGGGTCGGCGACACTCCCGCACGGGTACGCCGCATCACTGACGGGACGGACGGTGACAGCGACAGGCTCGTGGAGCGCTTGGATCGGCCCCACGATGGAGGATCCGAGCAGTACGAGCAGTGTGATCAGCAGCAGGAATTCCGTGCCGAGTGAACGCATGTCCCGCGTAGAGGTCATGGCTGGCTATCGCGCCAGAAGCGAGTACCCATGCGGTTGTCCTTTGTCGGTGGGGTGGTGCGATCTGTGGTCGCCCGGGTGGTTCCGCGCGGAGTTGTTCTCAGGGCCCGCCTTGGAGCGTGTACGGGATGAAGGTGCCGTTCTCTCCCCGCGCGAGGATGGTGACGGGCTGACTAGTGGCGACGGGCTGCCCCGTCCGAACTGCGACGTACAGGTCGAGGTTCTCGTCGTCGAGGTGGTCGACTTTCGAGTAGTCGTACCCGCTCGCAGAGCATGACATGTCGGCGACGGGGTCACCGGTGCGGTTGTAGTGCCGGTGACGGTAGGTGAGACTGATCGGGAATCCGTCGGCGGGAGTGCGGTGTCGCCAGTAGTAGAGACCGCCGTAGATGGACCCCACGACGAGTATCCCGGCGATCACAAGCAAGACGAACGCCGCGACGGCGTTCGTCGGCCACAGCCGCCTCCCTTTTCGCATGCACGATTATGGCCAACAGTTGGTACGTCCGTCGGGACGTGACCGAGGCACTGCTCGGTGTGTTGCGCGTGGCTCGGTGCCCGGCCTCACTTTGATCACTTCGAGAGGATGCTGTTCAGCGCATCGAGTAATGCACCGACTGCGGGAATTCGGGTCGAA
This genomic window contains:
- a CDS encoding flavin reductase family protein, giving the protein MDIHRVATIPGIRRLGAGLAAALLRRGRTFRHLHQDQDPAENGSSLSLQPALVSFCPAHSSTTWPKIRDIGVFAINVLAGDQIDTSSAFSRSGTDKFAGVRWQPGPNGSPIIDGVLAWAECRLWAEYAGGDHTIVAAEVTDLQSTPSKDPLLYYRGRYHLASPADSALR
- the ribA gene encoding GTP cyclohydrolase II, with the protein product MNSSATITVATEAISAGRMVLVVDDENRENEGDLIMAGEHISTEDVVFMLRYGSGIICTPMTGAIADDLDLPPMVPVNTDNHGTAFTVTVDAMSVGTGISAEDRALTIRALASSSTRAQSLRRPGHVFPLRARPGGVLQRNGHTEAAIDLMRLSGCREVAVITEVVGDNGVPLSGAALAEFTATHDIPMITIAALVDHRKRTEKVVTSSESANLPTAYGLFQARSYLSLADGIEHLVLIHGNIDTRDIRTEGVLARIHSECLTGDLIGSRRCDCGTQLEAALRQIVSDGAGVLIYLRGQEGRGIGLGRKLTAYALQEGGCDTVDANLQLGLPIDDRDYSVAAAVLRDLGIERIRLITNNPDKIASIDNGGLSVAERVQLPVTVTSDNLTYLRTKRDRMGHLLDLPHALPS
- a CDS encoding SDR family NAD(P)-dependent oxidoreductase, translating into MTATTPTTWFVTGASRGLGLELVKQLLERGDNVAATTRSTDRLRAALDGVDTDRLLALAVDLVIADDVDAAVRQTTDRFGGLDVVVNNAGYGYLAAVEETTDAAARQMFDVQIFGLWNVLRAVLPIFRSRQSGHIINVSSVLGLTAMPGWGLYCAGKFALEGLSESLAAEVSEFGGKVTIVEPGYFRTDFLTTDSLALPESITAGYESIREMTQDHLDLHGSQLGDPAKGAAAIIAIANSKVGPLRQLLGSDSYAYATAKVDALTADFETGRELTLTTDYPQK
- a CDS encoding helix-turn-helix transcriptional regulator, which gives rise to MSEVNRELADFLRRARSQVDPSRAGLPADGRVRRVPGLRREEVALLAGVSTDYYTRLEQGRRITPSTGVVDSIARALDLDGAGRAHLGNLIGRRSATAPRRAAPVQRVRPGLYQFLDALDNQPALILGRRSDVLATNRMSRALFADFDHFLPRDRNYARWMFLGDEPRNLFLDWEMQARAAVESLRLEVGRDPDDRATRALVDDLIDQSDDFRQWWSQHRVYQRTHGSKRLRHPVVGDLTVEYETLTLPDDPEQTLFVYTTEPGTSSRQAINVLASWSISDDKLMRGR
- a CDS encoding transposase, which produces MAAGSKRYSAELKKDAVDMVAQGSTEWAAMGKTADLLGVRSAKTVRLWVRKVPAAGPADSVASAESELVRKLKRANGILKAASAFLRPKSTGHTDNRGLRRHPPGQPGGC
- a CDS encoding DDE-type integrase/transposase/recombinase; translated protein: MDFVGTHRGNRVGADGLFWGVDSMCAVLSEHGIHIAPSTYYEHLNRGPSTRMLTDAQVIDAIYMLRKRQLFMKVFGSRKVWIVLLGNGVDVARCTVERVMREIGWRGALEKKSIRTTVSDPAHPRAKDLVDRQFMASAPNRLWVADFTYCRTQSGWAFTAFVVDVFARKIVGWKVTSEMTADLVLAAIDNAIDSRRRCGVIDLSDIVHHSDAGSQDRLNLPSTQRSRSGSAWPKKESRPRSAVSAIATTVSLFLPVYARRFGKVPVRAA
- a CDS encoding IS110 family transposase, yielding MATTTAVDTTKSGDVVVGIDTHKYVHVGAVFDTTAGLLSTISVPADSHGFIQLLSWAESFGQPIAFGIEGTGSYGGALTSFIRRRGYRVIEVARPDRRIRRLVGKSDTIDAQNAAKAVMAGFATAEPKTADGTVEMIRQLKVAHDTAVKARATTMVTLKAMLVHAPEVLRAEMAGKTQITLARHCAALTVEHLDSPDDSMQITLATLAHRWLMLDHEAAELNEHIERLVKTTAPQLVQSYGIGTDTAAEILIVFGDNPERIKSEAALAKLAGISPIPASSGTTTGKYRINHGGHRQLNAAIYRTVIVRMRFHEPTKIYVARRTAEGKAKRDIIRCLKRYVIREVYHLVNNPVTSANAI